The proteins below come from a single Zea mays cultivar B73 chromosome 8, Zm-B73-REFERENCE-NAM-5.0, whole genome shotgun sequence genomic window:
- the LOC103635654 gene encoding LOW QUALITY PROTEIN: LOB domain-containing protein 6 (The sequence of the model RefSeq protein was modified relative to this genomic sequence to represent the inferred CDS: inserted 2 bases in 1 codon): protein MDLPPAERQMAASSAPSSAVPAVSTAPVITVASPPTGGGGSISGNGGGGGGSPCAACKLLRRKCQPDCMFAPYFPSDNPQKFVHVHRVFGASNVSKILNDLQPFQRQDAVNSLAYEADMRIRDPVYGCVGVICILQRHLSLVRQELACATYELSKYRQAEAAAASVAVGSHGAAAAAGMAEFVGNAVANCPQTFMDVRHSTAAAAIGGAGGFMQEDNFSMQQMLAMTYEGEGSGAARVDMNGGGGYGFTYSPAAAMGAVEHGAVSGXLGQQNKGAQFLKPSKTGGDDQPRCSQVSHLCQQVMTPENKDATPSKLNV from the exons ATGGATCTTCCTCCGGCGGAGAGACAGATGGCCGCCTCGTCAGCACCATCATCGGCGGTGCCGGCCGTCTCCACGGCACCCGTGATCACTGTGGCCTCGCCGCCCACGGGTGGTGGTGGATCGATCTCTGGtaacggcggaggcggcggcggctcgcCGTGCGCAGCGTGCAAGCTCCTTCGGCGCAAGTGCCAGCCGGATTGCATGTTTGCGCCCTATTTCCCGTCGGACAACCCGCAGAAATTCGTGCACGTGCACCGCGTCTTCGGCGCCAGCAACGTGAGCAAGATTCTCAACGACCTCCAGCCATTCCAGCGCCAGGACGCCGTGAATTCGCTCGCCTACGAGGCGGACATGCGTATCCGCGATCCCGTCTACGGCTGCGTCGGCGTCATCTGCATCCTTCAGCGCCACCTCAGTCTGGTCCGGCAAGAACTCGCCTGCGCCACCTACGAGCTGTCCAAGTACCGGCAG GCTGAAGCCGCGGCGGCCTCTGTGGCCGTGGGATCCCATGGTGCGGCAGCGGCAGCAGGGATGGCGGAATTTGTAGGGAACGCAGTGGCCAACTGCCCACAAACCTTCATGGATGTCAGGCActccacggcggcggcggcgatcgGTGGAGCTGGCGGGTTCATGCAGGAAGACAACTTCTCCATGCAGCAGATGCTGGCCATGACCTACGAAGGTGAAGGCAGTGGAGCTGCGAGGGTGGACATGAACGGAGGTGGAGGCTATGGCTTCACGTACTCGCCGGCCGCCGCCATGGGCGCCGTCGAGCATGGTGCAGTGTCTGG ATTGGGGCAGCAGAACAAAGGGGCACAATTCCTGAAGCCCAGCAAGACCGGCGGGGATGACCAGCCACGCTGTAGTCAAGTCTCTCATCTTTGTCAGCAG